A single region of the Pseudomonas marvdashtae genome encodes:
- a CDS encoding glycosyltransferase family 4 protein, whose translation MQLAFVLYKYFPFGGLQRDFMRIALECQRRGHQIRVYTLIWEGDVPPGFEVLVAPVKALFNHRRNEKLSAWMEADLAKRPVDRLIGFNKMPGLDVYYAADGCFEDKAQNLRNSLYRRWGRYRHFAEYERAVFAKDAKTEVLMISEVQQPLFIKHYDTPLERFHLLPPGIAQDRRRPADADEIRAAFRAEFGLADDDLLLVQIGSGFKTKGVDRSLKALAGLPAELKKRTRLFVIGQDDPKVFQLQSATLGLGDNVRFLKGRSDIPRFLLGADLLIHPAYNENTGTVLLEALVAGLPVLVSAVCGYAHYIAEADSGLVLDEPFEQAQLTEYLGRMLSDAGARAAWSRNGLVFAETADLYSMPQHAADVILAEHAE comes from the coding sequence ATGCAATTGGCTTTTGTCCTTTATAAATACTTCCCGTTCGGCGGCCTGCAGCGCGATTTCATGCGCATCGCCCTCGAATGCCAGCGACGCGGCCACCAGATCCGTGTCTACACGCTGATCTGGGAAGGTGACGTCCCGCCAGGCTTCGAAGTGCTGGTGGCGCCGGTCAAGGCGCTGTTCAATCATCGCCGCAATGAGAAACTCAGCGCGTGGATGGAGGCCGACCTGGCCAAGCGCCCCGTGGACCGTTTGATTGGCTTCAACAAAATGCCCGGCCTTGACGTCTATTACGCCGCCGATGGCTGCTTTGAAGACAAGGCGCAGAATCTGCGCAACTCGTTGTACCGGCGTTGGGGCCGCTACCGGCATTTCGCCGAGTACGAGCGAGCCGTGTTCGCCAAGGATGCCAAGACCGAAGTGCTGATGATTTCCGAAGTGCAGCAACCGCTCTTCATCAAGCATTACGACACCCCGCTTGAACGCTTTCACCTGCTGCCGCCGGGCATCGCCCAGGACCGCCGCCGGCCTGCTGACGCCGACGAAATCCGCGCCGCGTTCCGGGCCGAATTCGGCCTGGCGGACGACGACTTGCTGCTGGTGCAGATCGGCTCGGGGTTCAAGACCAAGGGCGTGGATCGAAGCCTCAAGGCCCTGGCCGGGTTGCCGGCGGAACTGAAAAAGCGCACCCGGCTGTTTGTAATCGGCCAGGACGACCCCAAGGTATTCCAACTGCAGAGCGCGACGCTGGGGCTCGGCGACAACGTACGGTTCCTCAAGGGCCGTAGCGACATCCCGCGTTTCCTGCTGGGCGCCGACCTGTTGATACATCCGGCCTACAACGAAAACACCGGCACGGTACTGCTCGAAGCGCTGGTGGCCGGGTTGCCGGTGCTGGTCAGCGCGGTGTGTGGATATGCCCATTACATCGCCGAGGCTGACAGTGGCCTGGTGCTGGACGAGCCGTTCGAACAAGCACAGCTCACCGAATACCTGGGCCGGATGTTGAGCGATGCTGGCGCGCGGGCGGCCTGGAGCCGCAACGGTCTGGTCTTTGCCGAGACGGCTGACCTCTACAGCATGCCGCAGCACGCGGCGGATGTGATATTGGCGGAGCACGCTGAATGA
- the waaC gene encoding lipopolysaccharide heptosyltransferase I, translating to MRVLLIKTSSLGDVVHTLPALTDAARAIPGIRFDWVVEEGFAEIATWHPAVGKVIPVAIRRWRKNLWQTIKSGEWRRFKQSVRAEKYDLVIDAQGLLKSAWLTRYVKAPVAGLDKHSAREPMAARFYSRRLAVARGQHAVERVRQLFALALGYDLPKTQGSYGLSVDRLVELPRAYPYVVFLHGTTWESKHWPELYWRQLTERMGQFGVVVKLPWGNPAEKARAERIASGLRNALVLPKLNLAGMGKVLAGAQACVAVDTGLGHLAAALDVPTISLLGPTNPVLTGAYGKGQIHLASDFPCAPCMQKQCTYPPTAEDARRFDLKREQPLCFTRVNPERVASHLSTLLAEEPR from the coding sequence TTGCGGGTATTGCTGATCAAGACCTCGTCGCTGGGGGATGTGGTCCACACCTTGCCGGCGCTGACCGATGCGGCGCGAGCGATCCCTGGTATCCGGTTCGATTGGGTGGTGGAAGAGGGTTTTGCCGAAATTGCTACCTGGCACCCGGCTGTGGGCAAGGTCATCCCGGTGGCGATCCGGCGCTGGCGCAAGAACCTCTGGCAAACCATCAAGAGTGGCGAGTGGCGACGCTTCAAACAAAGCGTGCGCGCCGAAAAATATGACTTGGTGATCGATGCCCAAGGCCTGCTGAAAAGCGCCTGGCTGACTCGCTACGTCAAGGCACCGGTGGCCGGCCTGGATAAGCACTCGGCCCGTGAACCAATGGCCGCGCGTTTTTACTCCCGGCGTCTGGCGGTGGCCCGTGGGCAACATGCAGTCGAGCGCGTGCGGCAGCTGTTTGCCCTGGCGCTGGGGTATGACCTGCCCAAGACCCAGGGCAGCTACGGCCTGAGCGTCGACCGGCTGGTGGAGTTGCCGCGCGCCTACCCTTACGTGGTATTCCTGCATGGCACGACCTGGGAGTCCAAGCACTGGCCCGAGCTTTACTGGCGCCAGCTCACCGAGCGCATGGGCCAGTTCGGCGTGGTGGTGAAATTGCCGTGGGGCAACCCTGCCGAGAAGGCCCGGGCCGAACGCATTGCCAGCGGGCTGCGCAACGCCCTGGTGTTGCCGAAACTGAACCTGGCCGGGATGGGCAAGGTGCTCGCTGGCGCCCAGGCGTGCGTGGCCGTGGATACGGGCCTCGGTCATCTGGCTGCCGCGTTGGACGTGCCGACCATTTCGCTACTCGGCCCCACTAACCCGGTACTGACCGGGGCGTACGGCAAGGGCCAGATTCACCTCGCCAGCGACTTTCCCTGTGCGCCCTGCATGCAAAAACAATGTACGTATCCACCGACCGCCGAAGATGCCCGTCGGTTTGACCTGAAACGCGAGCAGCCCCTGTGCTTCACCCGTGTAAACCCTGAGCGTGTTGCCAGCCACCTGAGCACGTTATTGGCTGAGGAGCCGCGCTGA
- the waaF gene encoding lipopolysaccharide heptosyltransferase II, which translates to MNILIVGPSWVGDMVMAQTLFQCLKQRHPQCEIDVLAPEWSRPILERMPEVRKALSFPLGHGVLELATRRRIGKSLAGQYDQAILLPNSLKSALVPFFAGIPKRTGWRGEFRYGLLNDVRTLDKERYPLMIERFMALAYEPGVQLPKPYPRPSLAIDPVTREAALAKFGLSLDRPVLALCPGAEFGESKRWPAEHYAQVAEAKIREGWQVWLFGSKNDHSVGEDIRSRLIPGLREESTNLSGDTSLAEAIDLLSCADSVVSNDSGLMHVAAALNRPLVAVYGSTSPGFTPPLADKVEVVRLGIECSPCFDRTCRFGHYNCLRQLMPPSVNDALERLQGTPVEVR; encoded by the coding sequence ATGAATATTCTGATCGTTGGGCCCAGTTGGGTCGGTGACATGGTGATGGCGCAGACACTGTTCCAGTGCCTCAAGCAGCGTCACCCGCAGTGCGAAATCGATGTCCTGGCTCCGGAATGGAGTCGGCCGATCCTTGAGCGCATGCCCGAAGTGCGCAAGGCCTTGAGCTTTCCGCTCGGTCACGGCGTGCTGGAACTGGCGACTCGTCGACGCATCGGCAAGTCCCTGGCTGGCCAGTACGACCAGGCGATCTTGTTGCCCAATTCGTTGAAGTCGGCGCTGGTGCCGTTCTTTGCCGGCATTCCCAAGCGCACCGGCTGGCGTGGCGAGTTTCGCTACGGTCTGCTCAACGACGTGCGCACGTTGGACAAAGAACGTTATCCGCTGATGATCGAGCGCTTCATGGCGCTGGCCTACGAGCCTGGGGTGCAGTTGCCCAAGCCCTATCCGCGACCGAGCCTTGCGATCGACCCGGTGACCCGCGAAGCGGCCCTGGCCAAGTTCGGCCTGAGCCTGGATCGTCCGGTATTGGCCCTGTGCCCAGGCGCCGAGTTCGGCGAATCCAAGCGCTGGCCGGCGGAGCATTACGCCCAAGTGGCCGAAGCTAAGATCCGTGAAGGCTGGCAGGTCTGGCTGTTCGGCTCGAAAAACGATCACTCGGTGGGCGAGGACATCCGTTCGCGACTGATCCCAGGCCTGCGAGAAGAATCGACCAATCTGAGCGGTGACACGTCCCTGGCCGAGGCCATTGATCTGTTGTCCTGCGCCGATTCCGTGGTCTCCAACGACTCCGGCCTGATGCACGTCGCGGCGGCGCTGAATCGCCCTCTGGTAGCGGTCTACGGCTCTACCTCGCCAGGTTTCACGCCGCCCTTGGCCGACAAGGTCGAAGTCGTGCGCCTGGGCATCGAGTGCAGCCCATGCTTCGATCGCACCTGCCGCTTCGGTCATTACAACTGCCTGCGCCAGCTCATGCCGCCGTCGGTGAACGATGCCCTGGAGCGTTTGCAGGGCACTCCCGTGGAGGTCCGTTAA
- the glnE gene encoding bifunctional [glutamate--ammonia ligase]-adenylyl-L-tyrosine phosphorylase/[glutamate--ammonia-ligase] adenylyltransferase produces MSLPSLAEIPAILQSLVSRAEQSFRAAVAALDDDHGLSAWTAQRWSEFHRIAAASDFVIEQSVRDPSMLLELVRSGELDRSFAPGEMRAQIAAAVQAAETEDELGRVLRRQRTRQQVRIIWRDLIRQADLVQTCRDLSDMADTCIDQAYQWLYQRLSQQFGTPTGRRSGEPQHMVILGMGKLGAVELNLSSDIDLIFAYPEGGETAGVKRPLDNQEFFIRVGQRLIKALDPMTVDGFVFRVDMRLRPYGSAGALVLSFNALEQYYQDQGRDWERYAMIKARVVAGDQVAGAQLLDMLRPFVYRRYLDFSAIEALRTMKQLIQQEVRRKGLADNIKLGSGGIREVEFIAQAFQLIHGGRDLSLQQRPLLKVLSTLEGQGYLPAKVVDELRQGYEFLRYTEHAIQAIADRQTQMLPDGPQDQARIACMLGFADWSTFHEQLMYWRGRVAWHFGQVIADPDEEEGSEGEVAVGGEWLPLWEDSQDEEAACRQLEEGGFVDAPKALKALAALRASPQLRAMQRLGRERLDAFIPRLLAQAVEHANPDLVLERVLPLVEAVARRSAYLVLLTENPGALRRLLTLCAASPWIAEQITRFPLLLDELLNEGRLFKPPLAPELAAELRERLTRIPEDDLEQQMEALRHFKLAHRLRVAASEIAGSLPLMKVSDYLTWLAEAILEQVLALAWRQTVAKHGVPLRTDGILCDPGFIIVGYGKVGGLELGHGSDLDLVFIHDGDPQAETDGPKPIDGAQFFTRLGQRIIHLLTAQTNSGQLYEVDMRLRPSGASGLLVSSLGAFARYQENEAWTWEHQALVRARVLVGSQDVGQAFEKVRVQVLGRKRDLPTLRQEVSEMRAKMRDNLGSKATAAGTAPNAFEATAPFDLKQDAGGIVDIEFMVQYAALAWSEEHPTLVRYTDNIRILDGLQEVGLMPVEDATLLREAYKAYRSAAHRQALQKDAGVIAGDQFVDERRQVLRIWRELGLS; encoded by the coding sequence ATGAGCCTGCCCTCGCTAGCCGAAATACCGGCGATTCTCCAGTCATTGGTCAGTCGTGCCGAGCAGTCGTTCCGTGCGGCGGTCGCCGCTCTGGATGACGACCACGGGCTATCGGCCTGGACGGCGCAGCGTTGGTCCGAGTTCCACCGCATCGCCGCCGCCAGTGACTTTGTCATCGAGCAAAGTGTACGAGACCCTTCGATGCTATTGGAACTGGTGCGCAGCGGTGAACTGGACCGCAGCTTCGCCCCGGGTGAGATGCGCGCACAGATTGCTGCCGCCGTGCAGGCCGCCGAGACCGAGGATGAGCTGGGGCGCGTGCTGCGCCGCCAGCGAACCCGTCAACAGGTGCGGATCATCTGGCGCGACCTGATCCGCCAGGCGGATCTGGTCCAGACCTGTCGCGATCTCTCGGACATGGCCGATACCTGCATCGACCAGGCCTATCAATGGCTGTACCAGCGCCTCAGCCAGCAGTTCGGCACGCCCACCGGGCGACGCAGCGGCGAACCACAGCACATGGTCATCCTGGGCATGGGCAAGCTCGGTGCGGTGGAGCTGAACCTGTCGTCGGACATCGACCTGATTTTCGCTTACCCCGAAGGGGGTGAAACCGCGGGTGTGAAGCGACCGTTGGATAACCAGGAGTTTTTCATTCGGGTCGGCCAGCGCCTGATAAAAGCGTTGGACCCGATGACGGTCGACGGTTTTGTGTTTCGCGTCGACATGCGCCTGCGTCCTTATGGTTCGGCCGGCGCGCTGGTGTTGAGCTTCAACGCGTTGGAACAGTATTACCAGGACCAGGGGCGCGACTGGGAGCGCTACGCCATGATCAAGGCGCGCGTCGTCGCCGGCGACCAAGTGGCCGGCGCGCAATTGCTCGACATGCTGCGCCCATTCGTTTACCGCCGTTACCTGGATTTTTCCGCCATCGAAGCGCTGCGCACCATGAAGCAGCTGATCCAGCAGGAAGTACGGCGCAAGGGTTTGGCCGACAACATCAAGCTGGGCTCGGGCGGCATTCGCGAGGTGGAGTTCATTGCCCAGGCGTTCCAGTTGATCCACGGCGGTCGCGACTTGAGCTTGCAGCAGCGCCCGCTGCTTAAAGTGCTGAGCACCCTGGAAGGCCAGGGCTATCTGCCGGCCAAGGTCGTTGACGAACTGCGCCAGGGCTATGAATTCCTGCGTTACACCGAGCATGCGATCCAGGCCATCGCCGACCGCCAGACGCAGATGTTGCCGGACGGCCCGCAAGACCAGGCGCGCATAGCGTGCATGCTGGGCTTCGCTGATTGGTCGACGTTCCATGAACAGTTGATGTACTGGCGCGGCCGCGTGGCGTGGCATTTCGGCCAGGTCATTGCCGACCCGGACGAGGAAGAGGGTAGCGAAGGCGAAGTCGCGGTGGGCGGCGAGTGGTTGCCGTTGTGGGAAGACAGCCAGGATGAAGAGGCAGCGTGTCGTCAATTGGAGGAGGGCGGCTTCGTCGATGCGCCCAAAGCCCTGAAGGCCCTGGCGGCGCTGCGCGCAAGTCCGCAACTGCGCGCCATGCAGCGCCTGGGGCGCGAGCGTCTGGATGCGTTCATTCCGCGCTTGCTGGCCCAGGCCGTGGAGCATGCGAATCCGGATCTGGTCCTTGAGCGAGTGTTGCCGCTGGTAGAAGCCGTGGCCCGACGTTCGGCCTATCTGGTGTTGTTGACGGAAAACCCCGGCGCCCTGCGACGTTTGCTGACGCTGTGCGCAGCGAGCCCGTGGATCGCCGAGCAGATCACCCGTTTCCCACTGCTGCTCGATGAATTGCTCAATGAAGGTCGCTTGTTCAAGCCGCCCCTCGCGCCGGAGTTGGCAGCGGAATTGCGTGAGCGCCTGACGCGCATTCCCGAGGATGACCTCGAGCAACAAATGGAAGCCCTGCGCCATTTCAAACTGGCTCACCGCTTGCGGGTCGCGGCCTCGGAAATCGCCGGGAGCCTGCCGCTGATGAAGGTCAGCGATTACCTGACCTGGCTGGCCGAAGCGATCCTCGAACAAGTGCTGGCCCTGGCTTGGCGCCAAACTGTTGCCAAGCACGGCGTGCCATTGCGCACCGACGGCATCCTGTGCGATCCGGGATTCATTATTGTCGGTTACGGGAAAGTCGGCGGGCTGGAACTGGGGCATGGTTCCGACCTGGACCTGGTGTTCATCCACGATGGCGACCCACAGGCGGAAACCGACGGCCCGAAACCCATCGACGGCGCGCAGTTCTTCACCCGGCTCGGTCAGCGGATCATTCACTTGCTGACGGCGCAGACCAACTCCGGGCAGTTGTACGAAGTGGACATGCGCCTGCGACCGTCGGGGGCGTCCGGGTTGCTGGTCAGTTCCCTTGGGGCGTTTGCCCGCTACCAGGAAAACGAAGCCTGGACCTGGGAGCACCAGGCGCTGGTGCGCGCCCGGGTCCTGGTGGGCAGCCAGGACGTCGGCCAGGCCTTCGAGAAAGTCCGCGTGCAGGTGCTGGGGCGCAAGCGTGATCTGCCGACGCTGCGCCAGGAGGTCAGCGAGATGCGCGCCAAGATGCGCGACAACCTCGGCAGCAAGGCCACCGCCGCCGGGACCGCGCCGAACGCCTTCGAGGCCACGGCGCCCTTCGACCTCAAGCAGGATGCCGGAGGTATCGTCGATATTGAATTTATGGTGCAATACGCGGCCCTGGCGTGGTCCGAGGAACACCCCACGCTGGTGCGCTACACCGATAACATCCGCATCCTGGACGGGTTGCAGGAGGTCGGGTTGATGCCGGTCGAAGATGCCACGCTGTTGCGCGAGGCCTACAAGGCCTACCGCTCCGCCGCTCACCGCCAGGCCTTGCAGAAAGACGCCGGGGTGATCGCTGGCGACCAGTTCGTCGATGAGCGCCGGCAGGTGCTGCGGATCTGGCGTGAGCTGGGGCTGAGCTGA